Proteins found in one Cataglyphis hispanica isolate Lineage 1 chromosome 15, ULB_Chis1_1.0, whole genome shotgun sequence genomic segment:
- the LOC126855265 gene encoding methyl farnesoate epoxidase-like isoform X2 gives MRLRSKYEYSHIALQELTRTYGPILGLKLGNQKVVVISTYDLVKKALRCDEFNSRPDGFFFRVRSFGKRKGLVFTEDTTWLQIRTFTTRHLRTFGIGQSVMKKQLMIEARELINHLQEISEHGAISMDRAFDVAVLNSLWFMIAGHTFRYEDEKLQQALEVAHDAFRLMDNLGGVVSQIPFLRFIIPELSGYNELMKILKKLWSFIDDEIKMHESDPPPDNQPRDLIDAFLSKMSKKNGDEDTIFDREMLLVLCLDLFLAGSKTTIDTLATAFLFLSLNPEWVKKLQADLDRVVGRSRAPTEDDLPSLPMIEAFLTEIQRYLIMTPLGIPHRTSKDVFLNGYRIPKDTNVLFHYHSAHNDKAHWDEPNVFRPERFLNERGQFSRNSTFPFGLGKRHCPGELLARSSLFLFFTNIVHYFDVEISADHSKPDLKFHDGFTLSPKPYYLKLTKRSDLND, from the exons ATGCGATTACGTTCAAAATATGAATACAGCCATATAGCTCTTCAAGAACTGACACGTACGTATGGGCCGATATTGGGGCTAAAACTTGGAAATCAAAAGGTGGTGGTAATCTCGACTTACGATCTGGTGAAGAAAGCTCTTCGCTGCGATGAGTTTAATAGCCGACCGGACGGATTTTTCTTCAGGGTACGATCGTTTGGGAAGAGAAAAG GCCTTGTGTTCACTGAGGATACCACTTGGTTGCAAATTCGTACATTTACGACGCGACACCTGCGAACATTTGGCATAGGTCAGTCGGTTATGAAAAAGCAATTGATGATCGAGGCTCGAGAGCTCATCAATCATCTGCAGGAGATAAGCGAGCATGGCGCGATATCAATGGACAGGGCATTCGACGTTGCGGTGCTCAATTCGTTATGGTTTATGATTGCCGGACACACATTCCGTTACGAGGATGAAAAACTGCAACAAGCGCTCGAGGTCGCTCATGACGCCTTCAG ATTAATGGATAATCTGGGCGGAGTGGTGTCGCAGATACCTTTTTTACGATTCATTATTCCAGAATTATCGGGATATAATGAACTGATGAAGATCCTCAAAAAACTTTGGAGCTTCATCGACGACGAGATCAAGATGCACGAGAGCGACCCGCCGCCCGATAATCAGCCGCGCGATCTTATTGACGCGTTTCTCTCGAAAATGTCGAAGAAGAATGGCGATGAAGATACTATTTTTGATC GTGAGATGTTATTGGTATTATGCCTTGATCTCTTTTTGGCCGGATCGAAGACGACCATCGATACTTTAGCGACcgcgtttctctttctgtcgTTAAATCCTGAATGGGTGAAGAAACTTCAAGCTGATTTAGACAGAGTCGTCGGCAGATCAAGAGCTCCTACCGAAGACGACTTGCCGTCTTTACCAATGATAGAAGCTTTCTTAACTGag atacaaagatatttaattatgacacCACTTGGCATACCTCATAGGACTTCAAAAGATGTCTTTCTAAACGGATATCGAATACCTAAG GATACGAATGTGCTTTTTCATTATCATAGCGCTCACAATGACAAGGCGCACTGGGACGAACCGAATGTGTTCCGTCCGGAACGTTTTCTAAATGAACGGGGCCAATTTTCTCGCAACTCCACCTTCCCTTTTGGTTTAG GCAAGAGACACTGTCCGGGTGAACTGCTGGCGCGTTCCTCGTTGTTCCTGTTCTTCACCAACATCGTGCATTATTTCGACGTGGAAATCTCGGCCGATCACAGCAAACCAGATCTGAAATTCCACGATGGTTTCACCCTGTCGCCGAAGCCATATTATCTTAAACTCACGAAGAGATCCGATCTAAATGACTGA
- the LOC126855265 gene encoding methyl farnesoate epoxidase-like isoform X1 has protein sequence MLHLTIFLILVIFVCFYYLCDGKPRNYPPGPPWLPFLGCYLTFMRLRSKYEYSHIALQELTRTYGPILGLKLGNQKVVVISTYDLVKKALRCDEFNSRPDGFFFRVRSFGKRKGLVFTEDTTWLQIRTFTTRHLRTFGIGQSVMKKQLMIEARELINHLQEISEHGAISMDRAFDVAVLNSLWFMIAGHTFRYEDEKLQQALEVAHDAFRLMDNLGGVVSQIPFLRFIIPELSGYNELMKILKKLWSFIDDEIKMHESDPPPDNQPRDLIDAFLSKMSKKNGDEDTIFDREMLLVLCLDLFLAGSKTTIDTLATAFLFLSLNPEWVKKLQADLDRVVGRSRAPTEDDLPSLPMIEAFLTEIQRYLIMTPLGIPHRTSKDVFLNGYRIPKDTNVLFHYHSAHNDKAHWDEPNVFRPERFLNERGQFSRNSTFPFGLGKRHCPGELLARSSLFLFFTNIVHYFDVEISADHSKPDLKFHDGFTLSPKPYYLKLTKRSDLND, from the exons ATGTTACATCTAACGATCTTTCTAATTCTTGTTATATtcgtttgtttttattatctctgtGATGGCAAGCCAAGAAATTATCCACCTG GTCCGCCGTGGCTACCGTTCCTGGGATGTTACCTGACGTTTATGCGATTACGTTCAAAATATGAATACAGCCATATAGCTCTTCAAGAACTGACACGTACGTATGGGCCGATATTGGGGCTAAAACTTGGAAATCAAAAGGTGGTGGTAATCTCGACTTACGATCTGGTGAAGAAAGCTCTTCGCTGCGATGAGTTTAATAGCCGACCGGACGGATTTTTCTTCAGGGTACGATCGTTTGGGAAGAGAAAAG GCCTTGTGTTCACTGAGGATACCACTTGGTTGCAAATTCGTACATTTACGACGCGACACCTGCGAACATTTGGCATAGGTCAGTCGGTTATGAAAAAGCAATTGATGATCGAGGCTCGAGAGCTCATCAATCATCTGCAGGAGATAAGCGAGCATGGCGCGATATCAATGGACAGGGCATTCGACGTTGCGGTGCTCAATTCGTTATGGTTTATGATTGCCGGACACACATTCCGTTACGAGGATGAAAAACTGCAACAAGCGCTCGAGGTCGCTCATGACGCCTTCAG ATTAATGGATAATCTGGGCGGAGTGGTGTCGCAGATACCTTTTTTACGATTCATTATTCCAGAATTATCGGGATATAATGAACTGATGAAGATCCTCAAAAAACTTTGGAGCTTCATCGACGACGAGATCAAGATGCACGAGAGCGACCCGCCGCCCGATAATCAGCCGCGCGATCTTATTGACGCGTTTCTCTCGAAAATGTCGAAGAAGAATGGCGATGAAGATACTATTTTTGATC GTGAGATGTTATTGGTATTATGCCTTGATCTCTTTTTGGCCGGATCGAAGACGACCATCGATACTTTAGCGACcgcgtttctctttctgtcgTTAAATCCTGAATGGGTGAAGAAACTTCAAGCTGATTTAGACAGAGTCGTCGGCAGATCAAGAGCTCCTACCGAAGACGACTTGCCGTCTTTACCAATGATAGAAGCTTTCTTAACTGag atacaaagatatttaattatgacacCACTTGGCATACCTCATAGGACTTCAAAAGATGTCTTTCTAAACGGATATCGAATACCTAAG GATACGAATGTGCTTTTTCATTATCATAGCGCTCACAATGACAAGGCGCACTGGGACGAACCGAATGTGTTCCGTCCGGAACGTTTTCTAAATGAACGGGGCCAATTTTCTCGCAACTCCACCTTCCCTTTTGGTTTAG GCAAGAGACACTGTCCGGGTGAACTGCTGGCGCGTTCCTCGTTGTTCCTGTTCTTCACCAACATCGTGCATTATTTCGACGTGGAAATCTCGGCCGATCACAGCAAACCAGATCTGAAATTCCACGATGGTTTCACCCTGTCGCCGAAGCCATATTATCTTAAACTCACGAAGAGATCCGATCTAAATGACTGA
- the LOC126854884 gene encoding uncharacterized protein LOC126854884 — protein sequence MRIRPGCAAVLALLLQAALVASKAVDQTQHPQRQTPYVKEAQKRWGGDSGGDYGNVEGGDIGGHFGGGDAGDHFGGGDAGGHFGGGDAGGHFDGGDAGGHFGGGDAGDHFGGGDIGGHLGGGDIGGGGIGGHLNIGGDIGGHPSGGDIGGGGIEAHHGGDHHHHDEGYWKKKLVWKPGWKKIWKPAKKQIWKPAWKKIWKPIWVPTQKAVWKEIQVPAWKKIWKPVWKEIQVPVWKEIKVPAWKQIWKPIWQPIKVPAWKEIQVPAWKKIWKPVWKEIQVPAWKEIQVPAWKKLWVPEWVKIGIPGNHYHGTDHHGWQYTSHDLWKKKLIWKPVWKKYWKTVKKQIWVPDKKLEWKEAWKQIWKPAKKQIWVEDKKLVWKAEWIQIWKPGKKLIWVPDKKLEWKEAWKQIWKTDKKLVWIPDKKLAWKEAWKQIWVPAWKEIWVPAWKKIWKPVWISEWFPNEDHHHHHGWDRKDTQTQNTQVVPYSPEVAQQKRQAQQQQQQQQQQQQQQQQQQQQVQQPQTDVNKIRWDRSFKANPPTVSQHLVPPPANQNGGQAGFTFPGR from the exons ATGAGGATTCGCCCGGGATGCGCG gCTGTATTAGCGCTGCTACTGCAGGCCGCTCTTGTGGCGAGCAAAGCTGTAGATCAAACGCAGCATCCGCAACGTCAAACTCC atacgtTAAAGAGGCACAAAAACGATGGGGAGGCGATTCCGGTGGCGATTACGGTAATGTTGAAGGTGGTGACATTGGTGGTCACTTCGGTGGCGGTGATGCAGGTGATCACTTTGGTGGCGGTGATGCAGGTGGTCACTTTGGTGGCGGTGACGCTGGCGGCCACTTTGATGGCGGCGATGCTGGCGGCCACTTTGGTGGCGGTGATGCTGGCGATCACTTTGGTGGCGGTGACATTGGAGGTCATTTGGGCGGCGGTGATATTGGCGGAGGTGGTATCGGTGGTCACTTGAATATCGGAGGTGACATTGGTGGTCATCCAAGTGGCGGTGACATTGGCGGCGGTGGCATCGAGGCGCATCACGGAGGCGACCATCATCATCACGATGAGGGATActggaaaaagaaattagtgTGGAAGCCGGGTTGGAAAAAGATCTGGAAACCGGCGAAAAAGCAGATCTGGAAGCCCGCGTGGAAGAAGATCTGGAAGCCTATCTGGGTGCCGACGCAAAAAGCGGTGTGGAAGGAGATTCAAGTACCAGCGTGGAAGAAAATCTGGAAACCTGTGTGGAAAGAGATTCAAGTGCCGGTGTGGAAGGAGATAAAAGTGCCAGCTTGGAAACAAATTTGGAAGCCGATTTGGCAACCAATCAAGGTACCCGCTTGGAAGGAGATTCAAGTACCGGCGTGGAAAAAGATCTGGAAGCCAGTCTGGAAAGAGATTCAGGTACCGGCGTGGAAGGAGATTCAAGTACCTGCTTGGAAGAAACTTTGGGTCCCCGAATGGGTAAAAATTGGCATACCGGGTAATCACTATCACGGTACTGATCATCATGGATGGCAGTATACCAGCCACGATCTctggaaaaagaaattgatttggaAACCGGTATGGAAAAAATACTGGAAAACGGTGAAAAAGCAAATTTGGGTACCGGATAAGAAACTCGAATGGAAGGAGGCTTGGAAGCAGATATGGAAACCAGCGAAAAAGCAGATCTGGGTAGAAGATAAGAAGCTAGTTTGGAAGGCAGAGTGGATACAAATTTGGAAGCCAGGCAAGAAGCTCATCTGGGTTCCTGATAAGAAACTCGAATGGAAGGAAGCTTGGAAGCAGATCTGGAAAACCGACAAAAAATTGGTATGGATACCTGATAAGAAACTCGCCTGGAAGGAAGCGTGGAAGCAGATCTGGGTGCCCGCTTGGAAGGAAATCTGGGTACCAGCATGGAAAAAGATTTGGAAACCAGTCTGGATATCCGAATGGTTCCCCAACGAAGACCACCATCATCACCACGGTTGGGATCGCAAGGACACGCAGACGCAGAATACGCAAGTTGTGCCTTACAGCCCAGAAGTCGCTCAGCAGAAGAGGCAagcgcagcagcagcagcagcaacagcaacagcaacagcaacagcaacagcaacagcaacagcaagTGCAGCAACCTCAAACAGACGTTAACAAAATCAGATGGGACAGATCTTTTAAAGCAAATCCGCCGACGGTTTCGCAGCACCTGGTACCACCGCCAGCTAATCAAAACGGAGGTCAAGCCGGCTTTACGTTCCCCGGCCGCTAA